Below is a window of Electrophorus electricus isolate fEleEle1 chromosome 1, fEleEle1.pri, whole genome shotgun sequence DNA.
GTTTTATATGCATGTTCTTATTTCAGTTATTCCAGTATAAGAGTAACATGATTGACAGGAAGTGGATTCCTGTGTGTTAATATTGCATCAATGTGAACATGAGAGAAACATATGCTCTTGACTTTCATttgcaaacatgtttttttttttttaccaaatcCAGATGTACAAAGGTTCCAGTAAAAGCTGCAGAACAGGATATCTATAATCAGCACCATTTCTTGCTTATTTCCCTTTCCTTTTCTAAAATGTGTCCTGAAAGAGACACTGGGGAGCAAAGCAGTGAGGGTATAGTGATAAAGCCATGGGTTGAATCCCTGTGACCTTCTCCCATCTGGCTGGAtatgagcagagagcagctggaCGCTTGGTGAAAAAGAGCGCTCTCTCACAACAACAAGCGCAAAAGTGCGTTCTGGTTCTCCGACACCTGCCgccatgcatacatacacactcatatatatatatatatatatatatatatatatatatatatatatatatatatatatatatattacaacatTGCAGTCTTATTTCATAAGTAATATTATTTTGACTTGTTCTTTATATTGCATAACATATACACTACTGTTGAAGATTTGAGTGAAAtgagaaaaactgaaatttctTGCTATGATTTAGCTCATGTACATTTCTGCagatatttgaaaatgaaaaaatacaaaatataaaagcaatGTTCAAGAAACCTccattgagggttaaaggtcttgctcaagTGCTGAACAGTGGCAGTGCTTGAACCAGGAACAATCCAATTACAAaccaagtaccttaaccagtgagctaccactgcccatgttTAGAAATATGCAGATTTTGATAAGAAATGCTAGTAAATAATCACCTACACGAAATATTCTGTAGCAACCCCTGCACACTGCCTGGCTTTGGCTCTTCTGGCCAGGATTATTCATTAGGGTTGtcttctcatttctttctgAGCTCCCACAGAGTTCCCTTTTGCAACTGTCAGGTTCAGGTTTTTCAGGGGGTGTTTGAGAAAACACCCAACTTGCAGCAGTGCTGATGGACTGGCACCACTCTGAAACATACGACAGTAGCCCTCCTGTCTGAGCTTGGCTTTCTAAAATATACACTGTCCAACATATAGGCTTGGAACCACATTTTAGCGCTGGTGTCCAGGGGCTACTTGCTGCTTCCTGgcaactctctctcccctgcttcGCCTGGGACGGTCAGTGTGCCAGCTGAAGGGAGCCCGGCTTTGCTGTGGCTACCAGAAGTGTGAGAACATTACAATGTCATTAGCGTTGCTTCATCCAAAGTTTACTAGacatttaaattagtttgtttCTTTCAGACTGCAGATCTGTGCCTGATGGAATCTAGGCTGAGCTGTATCTGCATTCTTCAATGACAGTCCAAAGAAGGTGAACACGATGgtgttctgttttctctcactccatctttAATAAATCCCTGTTATACAAGGGGAGTGATCTGTACAGGGAAGgtgggagtgtgagggaggggccTGTATGGGGAAGGTGGAAGTGTGGGGTAGTGGTCTGTACAGGGAAGGGGCGTGTGGGGGGAGTGGTCTGCACAAAGTGTAACTCCCTCTTGCCCAGCATTATGGGATGATGGAGCTGGTGGTCTACAGTGATGGTCACTGACTTGTGAGTTCCACAGAAGCGGATTCATAAATGACCTCATCAGTGTATGTTGAGTTTACAATACTGGAATTCTGTGGGGGGAAACCAACTCACAATTTACAGTTTGTGAGATTAAACCAACTCACATCTGGTGATGGTAACTCTGGTGCCTTTCATCTTCTCCCTGCTATAAACACTACAGTCATTCGTTTACATCTCTGGTGGTTTAGCAACCACAATGTTCCTCAAAACTCTGTGCAGGCTTGGTTATTCACATTAATAATGGTCAGAAATACACTGCTAAGACATTCGATGGGATTTAAGAAGAATGAGGATGAGAGAACAACACAGAGGTCTACACTATTTAAAACTCAAGTCTTTGTTGTCCTTGTTTAACCTCACAGTGATATCCCTGGTCTTTGTCAAGCTGCGTTTTCACCATAAGGAATGTTCTTAATGCTTTCCAGGGCTATAGGTGATACATTTCAGTAACTTGCTACACAAGTGAAACCACTGCAGCCAATTGGAACACTGTAAGGACGTATTCCAACACACATGGCAAATaatcaaaaaacaaatctttatGATATGTTATGACATGTTGTATTGAAGCAGTTCAAGAAACCTGAAAGTTTCAGAAGCCTTGGATTTCATGAACGAGCCACCCATTTTTCATAATAGCTGTTTCAAATATAAAGCATAATATCATAAAGCACATTTATCCCCAACCCTCAAGTAGGGGCTTCAGTTCAGGCCTGCTGAGGGGATACTTTTACCACTCTACAAAAATATCTTCTGCAGAAATAATTAAAGTTGTGCAGAAATAGCTTATGATGATGCTATCTCTCCAGAAGCCAAAACACTGAGGACTTGGATGGGAATATTATATTATCGTAGTGATATCATAGTCATAGATAGGAATATCGCATTATCATGAGATCACACTGAACAGGATAGGTATTCTGTGTCAGATATTTCAGTATCCTTCAGTCCCCACTTTAGGGTGGAGTTCATTAATTTTGTGCTGGATAGAGggtattatgttttatataaataaatatattcacatAAAAACCTGATCTGTACCTTGGGCCCTTCGAGCTTCAAGTATGGTCTGGTTTGACCCACCATTCTTCAGTattcatggaagacaagcatcaagctTTATCTCCAGTCTATCACTCTGCTGATGGAATGAACTACCACTGGCTGTTCAAACAGCCGAGTCCCTCGCTGTCTTcaaatgccaaaataaaacagtaaaacatacaTGAAGcagacataaacaaacataaaagactaaaaatgaaaatttagaaaaaaattaaaatagaagaaaaacaGGGTGGTGGAtaacaatgaaacaataaaatgaataaaatattattaaactaGAACatgagaatgaaaagaaatatatatcaaaataattagtataaacaaaaacacatgtactaagaaaaacttaaaaaaaaaatactacttCATTCTTGGTATGTTTGATAATACAGCACTTGACTTAAAGCACTTAAAACCAGTGTCGGATTAAACCCTGTGGAGGCCCCTAGGCAGTTGATATATCGAGGTCCAGTTGCAAATGAACTCCTAATACTTAAGTTGACTGGCAGTGGTAGTTTGGCCAGTAAATCCAGTAAACAATGTGTGTAGTCTAGCTGTGAAAGAACAACGTCAGCAAGAGTTTTATTAAACAAAGATTTTCCTAAAAtacacatgtaaaaataaatattttaggaaTGCTGTAGTTTTTTGACCTGTGGAATTTAGTGATTTGGAGTTTATGTAGTTAATGTTTTACTATACAAtgaaggacaaaaataaatcaacaatgtaaaaaaaaatattttgaaagccATTTTATTAATAGTTATGAATTATACTTTAACAGCATAGGCCAGCAGGCTATATTATGCATTATCTATCTTAAGCAGCTTTTGGGGAAAATCAAAGGCTGACGTGAGCTCGCAGACAGGCAGGTGTGAGAAGGTGTAGAATGTCAACGTGCTTTAGAGGTTAACACTCTACAAGTTAAGAAGGTTGTGAAAGTCCATCACCAATTTCAATTCTAATCTCTAAAAGGAAGTAGTCGTTGAACCCTAACAATACATCCTATAGTACACTATTTAACAATAGAAATTAAGATGGTCTTTCACTAGGCTTCTCATCTCATGCAAGGACTGTGTCAGCTCTGTCACACCTGTGTGTtccagtgtctccactccaTAATACCACTCTCACTAGACTTAAGCACAGGCATTCAGTACTTGGCCTGTTTGCACGGTGTCATAACATGGAAACTGCAGAGCTTCACAGTAATGTTGTCACTCAGCCCTAAAGGAAAACTTAAAGTTGATGAAAGGATTAAAGCAAAGTGATAACTGGGTGGAGATCAACACATTCAATCAAATCTTTAGGGTGTATGGAGCTCCACTTACAGCCTAGTCTGACAGGAAAATTTAGTCATCACTTGATCCTGCAGCTGACAGAACATCACAGGGTCAATGAGGTCTCAAGAGTTGGCTCCAGTGGATGGAAGGAATGGGCAGAGCATTCCATCAATATCAAATGGCAGATTCACCCAGATATAGCACAAATGTCATCAGCAGGAATCAAGAACGGTACACAGTCCCCAAGCACCAGAGACAAACAATACAAGcacataaaaataagaaaatcaaatgaacttaaaataagtaaataaaaatgtctcatTAGTTGACATCATTAAAAGACAGTATTCTTTGCTTACACTTTATTTGCTGGAAAAATATCGTGTGATTCTGGGGTTTGTAGTGTTAACAGAAACCTCTGACACTCTAGGTAGCTGACAACtgtaaaacaccaaaaaaacaaacaaacaaaaaaaccccacaccctTCAACATATAATAAACTACCTTGTTTTCTGCTTATCTTTTCTGTAAAGTGTTTTTCCAAGTGGAAAGAACTCAACCTTATTTAGTTTTGCTTAAAGATTTAACTAAAATATGCAGTTGTGGAAGGTACATATGCAGGATCACCATGGGCAACTGCTTTTATGACTGAACcaagaaaaatatttctattcctgtaataaaactgaaatataaGACAAAAAACAGCTGTgtaaaaaagtcatttttttcaGCACCTAAACAGGTAATGGAGAAATTGGCTTTAAGATTCCAAGTAgccaaataaagtaaaatacacaGCACTCATACTAAATCATCCAGGACTGGTGAAGCCATTGCATAAAGAGAAAGGCTCTCAAAAATGAGCTTTTTATTGTATGGAGGTAATGAGACATTTGGCAAGATTTTTACATTCCTGTGGATTCACAAAAACGTGCAAAACATGAtgaaaaatgattcatttttattccaTACTTTGATGCTGGATATGGTGCAAATTCAATCCACTCAAATTCATAGTCATGTTAGTGCttgagcacacgcacacgcgcgcacacacagacacacacagacacacacagacacacaccaaagtCGCACCTGGTATTTAACGTCTGGTACCCAAACTctaaaacagcatgaaaacatgaacacagttaaaatatatatatcaaaacTATAGACaacttagaaaaaaaatataaaagcaccattttcaaacaataaaatacattccAAACATCTAAGcaagagtgaggaggaggagctttgagtaaaagggggtggggttacTCAACTGTTCAGTACTCCAGTAGCGTCTTTATATAAGGTAGTTTGCCTAAAACGATTCAAGCACTTAGGTGTTAAACAGCTGGAGTATGCCTGGCCCTATACAGCCTGTGGGCCAATCAACTGCGGTGTGTCCGAGAGGACGAGGGAAGGGATAGATGCGCtctgggaggtgggggtggggacaTGGGCAGAGTCCTGTTTGAGGTTGAGAATGTGTTGCCGAAGGTGTATGAGCCAATCTTCCTGCACAGACAGTGGCCCTCTGAACACTTCTTCACAGAAtcttaaacacaacacacagagacagagagagactggactCAATATACCATCACTGtcctcaaaaaataaaatcagaagtTATAATCTCACAGTGTATGCCAAATAACTGCTCGTAAAATCAGATGTGACAGAGCAGTTTAATCTCAGGACTCCACAGGTGGAAATGCACATACCAAAGATGAAAAAGGAGATGCACATATAGTAACCACCTGAATGCACCGAGCGCAATCAGAACAGTGAGGGCATGCAAGTTTCCAGCTCACCTGCATTTAAGGGAGTACACTTTCCCCACAAGTTTGACCAGACTGCTCTCAGGAGGGCGGGGCATGAGAGAGGGGGCATTCCCAGCACGTGGGGGCTTCAGAGGCCCAGCCTCCCCAACTCTGCTCTCAATGTGAGAAAGGTGTTTAGAAGGACGTCTCTCACagcctgctccacacacacacacacacacagtaatgaaaTTCAAACATTTGGTGGAGCTGAAGGTGTTAAGCACTGACACTTATGGCCTTCCGCTGTTAGATACCTCTAGGTAGGCGGGTGGGAACGTTTGAAACGTGTGAGGCAGGACGCTGGCCTGAAGCTTTCCTGTGGGAGGAGGAAAAAGATGGCTGACTTGCTCCTGCTTTGACCTCTCGACCTGCTGCTCTGGAGATCAGCGAAAGGCTCGGGGATAGGCGGCTCACGCTGGGCCGACTCGACTCAGGATCAGAGGCAGGGTATGGGGAAGAAGCAGCCCGCTGTGTGCATGTCAGAGATCAGAGCCATCAGAGACACAGTCAAAGATCTCAGTTCTACACTGAACCGAGAGGTAAGAACATGGACTGCAAGGCTTGCCAGTCCAAACATACGCTCAAGCACACTGGACAGAAAGGAAGCTTTGTGTCTCAAGCACTGGGCTAAAGTTTCAAATTTTTTACCACAGAAACGCCTACTCACATTCGCTCCGTAAAGGTGTGGAGAACATTTTTATatccgtgcgtgtgtgcgtgtgtattgtGAGAGTGCTGTGCATCTTGCCTTCTTGACATGGGGCAGATCCCCCTGCATATAGCGTTTATGGAGCTCAGCCACCTTTGCTGGCTCCTGCTGCATCCACATGGATAGGGTCTCTATGGGTGAGCCATTGGTGCGCCAGTCTACCCCCTGCTGGCGGAGATGTGCACGTGCATGGCTTGCCAGCGCCTTCCGATTCTCAAAATCGAAACCGCACAGCTCACATGTAGCCTCACACACTGGTAGagacatacatttacacagaaGTAACCATTAACAGAGCCAACAGAACCCTTCAGAACTGTTTTCATAATGTCTAATTTCGGCACAGTAGAGCAAGAGTCCAATGCAATTTGTTGCTTAAACAACCCTGATTCACCTCATCAGTTAATCACCAGGCCCAGTGTGtttaagcatttaaataaagcatttaaatCACCATAAACTGCAGGACAAATGACCCTCTATGCTGAAGGTTTAAACCGGTCCTACCTGCAGACATGCCATCAGAGGAGTCCGTTTTTTCTCTGACGGAGAAATCAATGGGTGACGGGGTAAATGTGCGGGGTGAAGAGCCTGGTTTTCTCCATGAGCCACCCATCCCTGCTGAGCCCTCAggcttgacctctgacccctgatATGTGCCTTCCCTAAGCATGAGCTCGTACAGGGTGTCAATGGGTGAGGCATTGGGCGACCACTTAACACCCAGCTGGCGTAAGTGGGCACGGGCGTGACAGGATAGAGCTTTGCGGCTATCGAATGTCTCGCTGCAGTAATCGCAGCGCACCATCTGTGTCGCTTCCACCTCAGGCTTCGGCGCTGAGAGAGAACACACGTTTCATACAATTAGATTAGGGTTAAGTTTAGCCAACACATGTCTCAAGCAGCATAGAAATTGTATCAGTATCAAATGCATGTAAGTTTATAATTATCCTGCTGataaaatattgacattttCAGCGTTAATGGCCTGAAAGGTTGACATGACTTAAAGTCCAATTCTCTGATCAGGACCAACAGCTGGTGAAAGAACCAACAGCTACAGAAGACAGAATGACTTGCCTGTCGTAATCTGGCTGGTGTTGGGCCCTGGCCATGTCTGAAATGGGGACGGGGTGCTCCTTGGTCTGGGACACTCTGTGGTGGACAGCACCACTTCCACAGGCTCCTCCTTTGGTTTAGGCACCACTGTCC
It encodes the following:
- the si:dkey-217d24.6 gene encoding protein Wiz isoform X4 — encoded protein: MKYSVTMERAASETARKSAASFSLSTAGRSPVTEDSDASGVHACGVCGACFETKRGLSSHARSHLRQLGVAVSESSGAPIDLLYRLIQKRDGRLPFCTMVARSPKPKTYSPKKDSGTKLKIKISNLVKKKYSKSPVPVAVRPLSASGISSSLLADVKPLKVPAKLQKVPESCSPLSVSSAPPSLSGSPTASLSLPSSKPLWAPQETDAPLNLTAMMDASSRDDVHVCELCGAWYETRKGLSSHARAHLRQFGVEMDSKGAPIEMLHELLQKGDLQGKASTPELHEAHGCGRYSPISTPSTATSSKLDVLPADPETPPPSKKVKMSSSSSSSSSPPLGGLKAQGRVSTSPRVPKARKGSRTVVPKPKEEPVEVVLSTTECPRPRSTPSPFQTWPGPNTSQITTAPKPEVEATQMVRCDYCSETFDSRKALSCHARAHLRQLGVKWSPNASPIDTLYELMLREGTYQGSEVKPEGSAGMGGSWRKPGSSPRTFTPSPIDFSVREKTDSSDGMSAVCEATCELCGFDFENRKALASHARAHLRQQGVDWRTNGSPIETLSMWMQQEPAKVAELHKRYMQGDLPHVKKRAASSPYPASDPESSRPSVSRLSPSLSLISRAAGREVKAGASQPSFSSSHRKASGQRPASHVSNVPTRLPRGCERRPSKHLSHIESRVGEAGPLKPPRAGNAPSLMPRPPESSLVKLVGKVYSLKCRFCEEVFRGPLSVQEDWLIHLRQHILNLKQDSAHVPTPTSQSASIPSLVLSDTPQLIGPQAV